Proteins co-encoded in one Arachis hypogaea cultivar Tifrunner chromosome 13, arahy.Tifrunner.gnm2.J5K5, whole genome shotgun sequence genomic window:
- the LOC112732325 gene encoding uncharacterized protein isoform X1, producing the protein MDMYIRVKRSKTTYFIRCKPTDKILDIKLKLQELVDQPTNNQRLIIPATGEVLEDSRTLADQKVENDAVVALTLRKDDNEFEEVNIVRPNDFYQARDADGANW; encoded by the exons ATG GATATGTACATTCGTGTTAAACGTAGTAAGACAACATACTTCATCAGGTGCAAGCCAACTGATAAAATTCTGGACATAAAGCTTAAGTTGCAAGAACTTGTTGATCAGCCTACTAATAACCAAAGGTTAATTATACCTGCTACAGGGGAAGTATTAGAGGACTCAAGGACTCTGGCGGATCAAAAG GTTGAAAATGATGCAGTTGTTGCACTGACCTTGAGAAAAG ATGATAACGAGTTTGAGGAGGTCAACATTGTTCGGCCAAATGATTTCTACCAAGCGCGTGATGCAGATGGTGCTAATTGGTAA
- the LOC112732325 gene encoding uncharacterized protein isoform X3 has protein sequence MDMYIRVKRSKTTYFIRCKPTDKILDIKLKLQELVDQPTNNQRLIIPATGEVLEDSRTLADQKVENDAVVALTLRKG, from the exons ATG GATATGTACATTCGTGTTAAACGTAGTAAGACAACATACTTCATCAGGTGCAAGCCAACTGATAAAATTCTGGACATAAAGCTTAAGTTGCAAGAACTTGTTGATCAGCCTACTAATAACCAAAGGTTAATTATACCTGCTACAGGGGAAGTATTAGAGGACTCAAGGACTCTGGCGGATCAAAAG GTTGAAAATGATGCAGTTGTTGCACTGACCTTGAGAAAAG GTTGA
- the LOC112732325 gene encoding uncharacterized protein isoform X2, translated as MYIRVKRSKTTYFIRCKPTDKILDIKLKLQELVDQPTNNQRLIIPATGEVLEDSRTLADQKVENDAVVALTLRKDDNEFEEVNIVRPNDFYQARDADGANW; from the exons ATGTACATTCGTGTTAAACGTAGTAAGACAACATACTTCATCAGGTGCAAGCCAACTGATAAAATTCTGGACATAAAGCTTAAGTTGCAAGAACTTGTTGATCAGCCTACTAATAACCAAAGGTTAATTATACCTGCTACAGGGGAAGTATTAGAGGACTCAAGGACTCTGGCGGATCAAAAG GTTGAAAATGATGCAGTTGTTGCACTGACCTTGAGAAAAG ATGATAACGAGTTTGAGGAGGTCAACATTGTTCGGCCAAATGATTTCTACCAAGCGCGTGATGCAGATGGTGCTAATTGGTAA